The following coding sequences lie in one Macrobrachium nipponense isolate FS-2020 chromosome 45, ASM1510439v2, whole genome shotgun sequence genomic window:
- the LOC135214172 gene encoding bromodomain adjacent to zinc finger domain protein 1A-like translates to MPLLNKKPFIRREPPPNLQDTDTVFYSDITNEVFTDYEDYWARLVLCHAMVWTCELTGRPNLTYAEAVESENRARKCLANVPEELRKPMLYIATLTRRGRYVDMSDDVELQLGKIDDDIEIVKVVSKKEEKTKGGQKEDEDEDYPPFATFKYEVIEVETLGSLPASG, encoded by the exons ATGCCTCTCCTCAACAAGAAACCTTTCATTCGAAGGGAGCCTCCGCCAAACTTACAGGACACTGATACGGTTTTTTACAGCGATATCACCAATGAAGTGTTTACTGATTATGA AGATTACTGGGCAAGGTTAGTCCTCTGCCATGCTATGGTTTGGACTTGTGAATTAACTGGACGTCcaaacttgacatatgcagaaGCTGTGGAAAGTGAAAATAGGGCAAGAAAATGTCTTGCCAATGTTCCTGAG GAATTACGAAAGCCAATGTTGTACATAGCAACCTTAACTCGCCGAGGACGTTACGTTGACATGAGTGATGATGTTGAATTACAATTAGGC AAAATCGATGATGACATCGAGATTGTAAAAGTTGTCAGCAAAAAGGAGGAGAAAACCAAAGGAGGTCAAAAAGAAGACGAGGATGAAGATTATCCACCATTTGCCACTTTTAAGTACGAAGTAATTGAGGTTGAAACCCTGGGATCACTACCAGCCTCAGGTTAG